From the genome of Papaver somniferum cultivar HN1 chromosome 2, ASM357369v1, whole genome shotgun sequence, one region includes:
- the LOC113348310 gene encoding aldehyde dehydrogenase family 2 member C4-like translates to MATMTNGEAGSMKIPKIKFTKLFINGEFVDSLSGKTFETIDPRTGEVITTVAEGQKEDVDLAVKAAREAFDHGKWPRMSGFERGRILMKFADLIDENIEEIAILDTLNAGKLLHLGKILDIPQAANTLRYYAGAADKIHGKTLKLSQQMQGYTLLEPIGVVGHIIPWNFPSSMFAMKVGPALAAGCTMILKPAEQTPLSALYYAHLAKLAGIPDGVLNVVNGFGSTAGAAISSHMDIDKVSFTGSTEVGRIVMQAAATSNLKVVSLELGGKSPIIIFDDADFEKAVDLALMGILFNKGEICVAGSRVYVQEGIYDAFVKRAAEKAKTWVVGDPFDPSSQQGPQVDKKQFNKILSYIEQGKKEGATLVTGGKAVGEKGYYIEPTIFTDVNEDNLIVKDEIFGPVMSLMKFKTVEEAIERANKTRYGLAAGIVTNNLNIANTVSRSIRAGVIWVNCYFAFDRDCPYGGYKMSGFGRDLGMEALEKYLQTKAVVTPIHNSPWL, encoded by the exons GCAAGACATTTGAAACGATTGACCCGAGAACAGGAGAAGTGATAACGACAGTTGCAGAAGGCCAAAAAGAGGATGTTGATTTGGCCGTCAAAGCAGCTAGAGAAGCATTTGATCATGGAAAATGGCCTCGCATGTCTGGCTTT GAAAGGGGAAGGATACTGATGAAATTCGCGGATTTGATAGATGAAAACATAGAAGAAATAGCTATTCTTGATACGCTAAATGCTGGAAAGTTACTTCATCTGGGGAAAATACTAGACATCCCACAGGCTGCCAATACTCTTAGGTACTATGCCGGTGCTGCGGATAAAATCCACGGAAAGACTTTAAAGTTGTCTCAACAGATGCAAGGCTACACATTGCTTGAGCCAATTGGTGTTGTTGGACATATCATTCCATGGAACTTCCCGTCTTCCATGTTTGCTATGAAAGTTGGACCAGCATTAGCTGCTGGATGCACCATGATACTGAAACCTGCTGAACAAACACCTCTTTCAGCACTGTACTACGCTCATCTCGCcaaattg GCTGGTATCCCAGATGGAGTGCTAAATGTTGTGAACGGATTTGGAAGCACAGCTGGTGCGGCCATTAGCTCTCATATGGACATTGATAAG GTAAGTTTTACAGGGTCGACAGAAGTTGGTCGAATAGTAATGCAGGCGGCAGCTACAAGCAACTTGAAAGTTGTATCCCTTGAATTGGGTGGAAAGTCGCCTATTATAATCTTTGATGATGCTGATTTTGAAAAGGCTGTTGATCTCGCACTCATGGGTATTCTATTTAACAAG GGAGAAATATGTGTTGCCGGGTCTCGTGTTTATGTTCAAGAAGGAATTTATGATGCATTTGTTAAGAGGGCAGCTGAAAAGGCGAAAACTTGGGTCGTTGGTGACCCTTTTGATCCTAGTTCTCAACAAGGACCTCAG GTAGACAAGAAACAGTTTAACAAAATCCTTTCGTACATTGAGCAAGGCAAGAAAGAAGGAGCTACATTGGTAACTGGTGGTAAAGCAGTTGGTGAGAAGGGATACTACATTGAACCCACAATATTCACCGATGTTAAT GAGGACAATCTAATAGTGAAGGATGAAATATTTGGACCTGTCATGTCTCTCATGAAGTTCAA GACGGTGGAGGAAGCAATAGAGAGAGCTAATAAAACAAGATACGGATTAGCAGCTGGAATTGTAACCAATAACCTCAACATCGCAAACACAGTTTCAAGATCGATACGTGCAGGTGTGATTTGGGTTAACTGTTACTTTGCGTTCGATCGCGACTGTCCTTACGGTGGATATAAAATGAGTGGTTTTGGAAGGGATTTGGGAATGGAAGCTCTTGAGAAGTACCTTCAAACAAAAGCAGTTGTAACACCAATCCATAATTCTCCCTGGCTCTAA